In Desulfomonile tiedjei DSM 6799, a genomic segment contains:
- the narJ gene encoding nitrate reductase molybdenum cofactor assembly chaperone, protein MREIIEKSENNRMVFRLFATLLAYPDEEFVSSVHELREAAESVCKNGVFSACKEFLTQLEHRPLISLQAEYTELFDLYPSTCLNLTFHDCGEGKDRGSALVRLNSLFKQEGYELSNSELPDFLPVILEFLSIGGPESCSLICKQYRHHICQLARRVIEKSDLYKNLFEAILMLFQEDRPLGE, encoded by the coding sequence ATGCGCGAAATAATTGAAAAGTCAGAAAATAACCGGATGGTGTTCAGATTGTTTGCCACACTGTTGGCCTATCCGGATGAAGAATTCGTCAGTTCAGTGCATGAACTGCGGGAAGCAGCAGAATCAGTCTGTAAGAATGGGGTCTTCAGCGCATGCAAAGAATTTTTGACCCAACTGGAACATCGTCCGCTGATTTCTCTTCAAGCAGAGTACACTGAATTATTCGATCTCTATCCTTCGACTTGTCTCAATTTGACATTCCATGATTGTGGCGAAGGCAAAGATCGGGGGAGTGCATTAGTACGGTTGAATTCGCTTTTCAAACAAGAAGGTTATGAGCTATCCAATAGCGAGCTGCCCGATTTTCTCCCTGTTATCTTGGAATTTCTTTCTATAGGAGGTCCGGAAAGCTGCTCCCTGATTTGCAAACAATATAGGCATCATATTTGCCAACTTGCACGGCGTGTAATCGAGAAATCCGATCTGTACAAGAATTTATTTGAAGCTATTCTAATGCTGTTTCAGGAAGACAGACCCCTAGGAGAATAG
- a CDS encoding methyltetrahydrofolate--corrinoid methyltransferase has product MFIIGEKINATRKSIDAAIKGKDVSHIQEVARAQEQAGAHALDVNCGTVPASEEPETMRWMVKIVQEATELPLCIDSANSEALAAGLAEHKGKPLINSISGETNRYRSVLPLIKQYNAGIVALCNDDRGLPSTKEMALEVGDSLINRLIKDGVPVEDIYLDPLVRTLATSPETVVDTLEVMRELSRRFPGLHFVSGLSNVSYGLPERRHLNRAFVVMSVANGLDAVITDPLDAQLIALIYASEALVNKDRFCMNYIGAYNSGKLKV; this is encoded by the coding sequence ATGTTCATCATAGGTGAAAAAATAAACGCCACTCGCAAAAGCATAGACGCGGCAATAAAAGGGAAAGATGTTTCCCACATTCAGGAGGTCGCGAGGGCACAAGAGCAGGCGGGTGCCCATGCTCTGGACGTCAACTGCGGCACCGTTCCGGCATCTGAAGAGCCGGAGACCATGAGATGGATGGTGAAGATCGTCCAGGAGGCGACCGAGCTTCCGTTGTGCATCGACAGCGCCAATTCAGAGGCACTGGCGGCAGGACTTGCGGAACACAAAGGAAAACCTTTGATCAATTCCATCAGCGGCGAAACGAATCGTTATAGGAGTGTGTTGCCGCTGATAAAACAGTATAATGCCGGAATTGTTGCTCTGTGCAATGATGACCGCGGATTACCGTCTACCAAGGAAATGGCTTTGGAAGTCGGCGATTCGCTCATCAACCGCCTCATAAAGGACGGTGTTCCTGTTGAGGACATTTATCTGGACCCCCTCGTGCGCACTCTTGCAACGAGCCCCGAGACGGTTGTCGACACGTTGGAGGTCATGCGGGAATTATCACGCAGATTTCCCGGGTTACACTTCGTGAGCGGATTGAGCAACGTGTCTTACGGACTTCCCGAGCGGCGTCATCTCAACCGGGCTTTTGTGGTAATGAGCGTTGCGAACGGGCTCGATGCAGTGATTACCGATCCTCTGGATGCCCAACTGATAGCCCTTATTTACGCTTCGGAGGCTCTGGTAAACAAGGATCGTTTTTGTATGAACTATATAGGTGCATACAATAGCGGCAAGTTGAAAGTGTAA
- a CDS encoding YidH family protein produces the protein MDEKIGSNSSDKLACRPPAIREDDRIFLAWQRSHMANERTFLAWSRTSVSLLAFGFVIERLDLFLKYQILLAGGHPHVPQSHEVMFLSLVSFGLAGVLTFISGLRFLRVRRHINMGEPEYSVAPDILVVLSVIVIIIIAIVLSVQRLAHVV, from the coding sequence ATGGACGAAAAAATCGGGTCAAATTCTTCTGACAAATTAGCGTGCCGCCCCCCCGCCATTCGGGAGGACGATCGCATATTCCTCGCGTGGCAGCGGAGTCACATGGCGAATGAAAGAACGTTTCTTGCGTGGTCCAGGACAAGTGTTTCGCTCTTAGCTTTCGGGTTCGTAATCGAACGTCTCGATCTGTTTCTCAAATATCAGATCCTTTTGGCAGGTGGACACCCACATGTTCCACAATCCCACGAAGTCATGTTCTTAAGTCTTGTTTCGTTCGGTCTTGCTGGGGTGCTGACTTTTATTTCCGGCCTACGATTCCTTCGTGTGAGAAGACATATCAATATGGGTGAGCCGGAGTACTCCGTAGCACCGGATATACTTGTAGTACTCTCTGTGATCGTAATCATAATCATCGCTATTGTTCTCTCAGTCCAGCGGTTAGCTCATGTAGTGTAG
- a CDS encoding YbjQ family protein, which translates to MPQGNLLLSTAAVAPDNTEILGIVQGICVLSRSIVSDMGAAFRNTTGGELKTYTALLDQALNAARERLQKNAADMGADGVFGINLACSNVATGTAEVVLIGTAFKFISQI; encoded by the coding sequence TTGCCTCAAGGGAATCTCCTGCTGAGCACCGCTGCAGTTGCACCGGACAACACCGAGATTCTGGGAATTGTCCAGGGTATTTGCGTTTTGAGTCGATCCATAGTCAGCGATATGGGGGCTGCTTTTCGGAATACCACCGGAGGAGAACTCAAAACATACACGGCCCTGCTGGACCAGGCGCTGAATGCAGCACGCGAACGGCTTCAGAAGAATGCCGCGGATATGGGAGCTGACGGAGTCTTCGGTATCAATCTCGCCTGCTCGAATGTAGCTACAGGAACCGCGGAAGTTGTGCTCATAGGTACCGCATTCAAGTTCATTTCCCAAATATAG
- a CDS encoding PilZ domain-containing protein, with translation MSGRDISARDAVRDIKSGMNESELMKKYRLSPQGLKHLMQELAELGLIADPTGGKAASPRKRVKVKEFIKDFRAGLSDAELTRKYDLSHDALYILLQKLMNMRALRPDELFGDLDIKSGSVSPLNVRELERYYLDFQVDVFDASRPGNKGTIRDITEKGIGILGISCSPGELKTFVITPEQSLGVDPFLLRAECRWSDIQVEGDCVSGFSIEEISEDDLANLRTLIKNSLLNETDY, from the coding sequence TTGTCTGGTAGAGACATAAGCGCGCGTGATGCCGTCCGGGACATCAAGTCGGGGATGAACGAATCGGAGTTGATGAAGAAGTATAGGCTTTCACCACAAGGACTCAAGCATCTCATGCAAGAGCTTGCCGAACTCGGTCTGATTGCCGATCCCACAGGGGGAAAGGCTGCAAGCCCCAGGAAACGCGTCAAGGTGAAAGAGTTTATCAAGGATTTTAGAGCCGGTCTATCGGATGCTGAACTGACAAGAAAGTACGACCTTTCCCATGACGCACTTTACATTCTTCTCCAAAAACTTATGAACATGCGAGCCCTGAGACCCGACGAATTATTCGGTGACCTGGACATCAAATCGGGCAGTGTTTCTCCGCTGAATGTGCGTGAGCTCGAGCGGTATTATCTGGATTTTCAGGTGGACGTATTCGATGCCTCACGTCCGGGAAATAAGGGAACTATACGGGATATTACCGAAAAAGGCATCGGCATTTTGGGCATTAGCTGCTCACCCGGGGAGTTGAAGACCTTCGTGATCACGCCTGAACAATCCCTCGGTGTTGATCCGTTCCTGCTCAGGGCCGAGTGTCGTTGGAGCGACATTCAAGTAGAAGGTGACTGCGTTTCGGGTTTTTCCATAGAAGAAATTTCCGAGGACGATCTCGCCAACTTGAGAACATTAATTAAGAACTCGCTATTGAACGAAACTGATTACTGA
- a CDS encoding DUF5683 domain-containing protein — MTHEGTAAVLSLIIPGIGQIYNGDYLRGIFWLIITPGFWIGTGGILGWICHLIASYTAYNRARRYVTGLIVR, encoded by the coding sequence ATGACACATGAAGGAACAGCGGCTGTGTTGAGCCTGATTATTCCGGGAATCGGTCAAATTTATAATGGAGATTATCTACGGGGCATCTTCTGGTTAATTATTACGCCCGGTTTCTGGATAGGTACGGGCGGAATTTTGGGATGGATATGCCATCTCATTGCATCATATACAGCTTACAATAGAGCAAGAAGATACGTTACCGGTTTGATTGTCCGTTAG
- a CDS encoding MFS transporter, with product MNPSEGKILAVTNAGHFAIHYNMMVFPALVLPLADRLGLSMAQVVELSFLHYLFFGLSALPWGLLGDRLGGRKLMMLLFVGSGLSGIAVAASMTSPFLLSISLASLGLFSGIYHPIGMGLISKGVSNISRGMGQNAVAGGVGQVMGPLLTGILNWLWGPTAGYLAVAVVNFAGAALMLSLTVPEGVSREPVKQSGSNGMIGGFVILLVGMLLAGLAYSGSTVILNAYLELKAKGLLDMLPGAQSGNISPNLLASLVTALVYTIGAVGQYCGGIAGARYETRYAYLVFHATCIPAAFLMAFTTNFGLVASSSLYFFCLLGMQPLENTLVARFTPSKFRHSAYGLKFILAFGVGSIGVKIAGWINANWGNEAVFVVLGFTSIAIVCVAVALIWWTNRSREQSGLVLQPQAKITG from the coding sequence ATGAATCCGTCAGAGGGCAAGATACTTGCCGTCACCAATGCAGGACACTTCGCTATTCATTACAATATGATGGTTTTTCCCGCTCTCGTGCTGCCTCTTGCAGATCGATTGGGCCTCTCCATGGCTCAGGTAGTGGAATTATCGTTTTTGCATTATCTCTTTTTCGGGCTAAGCGCTCTGCCCTGGGGATTGCTCGGCGATCGTCTGGGTGGCCGCAAGCTCATGATGCTTTTATTTGTGGGATCCGGATTGAGCGGCATTGCAGTCGCAGCTTCCATGACCTCACCGTTTTTATTGAGCATTTCCCTTGCAAGTCTGGGATTGTTCTCCGGGATTTATCATCCCATAGGCATGGGATTGATATCAAAGGGAGTGAGCAATATCAGCCGCGGAATGGGACAGAACGCGGTGGCCGGCGGTGTCGGACAAGTCATGGGACCTCTGCTCACAGGGATTCTCAATTGGCTTTGGGGTCCCACGGCGGGGTATTTGGCAGTTGCCGTGGTAAATTTTGCGGGAGCAGCACTGATGTTGTCCTTGACGGTTCCCGAGGGCGTAAGCCGAGAACCGGTTAAGCAATCAGGTTCGAATGGCATGATCGGTGGATTTGTCATTCTCCTCGTCGGAATGTTACTTGCCGGCTTGGCGTACAGCGGTTCGACCGTCATTTTGAACGCGTATCTTGAGCTAAAGGCTAAAGGACTGCTGGATATGCTTCCCGGTGCTCAGAGCGGAAATATTTCACCGAATCTTTTGGCCAGTCTGGTAACTGCCCTGGTTTATACTATCGGCGCGGTAGGTCAGTATTGCGGTGGAATTGCCGGAGCACGGTACGAGACGAGATATGCTTACCTTGTCTTTCATGCAACGTGCATTCCTGCGGCATTTCTCATGGCATTTACAACAAATTTCGGCCTGGTTGCATCCTCATCCTTATACTTCTTCTGCCTCCTGGGAATGCAGCCTCTGGAGAACACGCTGGTCGCACGCTTTACCCCTTCAAAATTCAGGCATTCGGCGTATGGTTTGAAATTCATCCTGGCCTTCGGCGTCGGTTCTATTGGAGTCAAGATCGCTGGCTGGATTAATGCAAACTGGGGGAACGAAGCCGTATTTGTGGTGCTTGGATTCACATCCATAGCCATTGTGTGCGTGGCTGTTGCGCTCATCTGGTGGACTAACCGTTCAAGAGAGCAATCAGGGCTGGTGTTACAGCCTCAGGCGAAGATTACGGGTTAG
- a CDS encoding IS110 family transposase produces the protein MPSRNQNNTTISVVHEISCGLDVHKNSVSACLLYSDSSGTEQSEMREFQTFTDDLIKLKEWLLERECPVIAMESTGPYWTPVHNVLEDSVKVILVNARHMRNVPGHKTDISDSRWLAGLLRHGLLKAAFIPPKHQRQWRDLTRMRRNYKEDLGDFQRRVHKLFQQSNIKIDSVVSDLFGATGRNLMKLLISGDNSPTISEVENCLRGSLQDKAAELHRSVQGFFEAHHRFLLSLLLNTIENLETQISILESRIKEVMRDAQEAIRRLEEIPGVGAVSSHAILAEIGPTLTEFPTAHALASWCGLSPGNNQSGGKRFSGKSPVKKNHLKTIMVEVAWPAIKARGSYYRAKYYALKARLGAKKAIIAVAHKILKTIYHVLKYGVHFKDLGETYLLERNREAKIKYLTWQASLIGYELVPLDQPAATAQAPIFT, from the coding sequence ATGCCCTCAAGAAACCAGAATAACACTACCATATCAGTCGTGCACGAGATATCGTGCGGATTGGACGTCCACAAAAATTCCGTGTCAGCGTGTCTGTTGTATTCAGACAGTTCCGGTACAGAGCAATCCGAAATGCGTGAGTTCCAAACATTCACAGATGACCTTATCAAACTCAAGGAATGGCTCCTGGAACGAGAGTGTCCTGTAATTGCGATGGAGAGTACAGGACCATATTGGACTCCTGTTCATAACGTCCTTGAAGATTCCGTCAAGGTTATCTTGGTGAATGCCCGACACATGAGAAATGTTCCAGGCCATAAGACCGACATCAGCGACAGCAGATGGCTAGCCGGACTCTTGCGTCACGGCCTGCTCAAGGCCGCCTTTATTCCTCCGAAACATCAAAGACAGTGGCGTGATTTGACCCGAATGAGAAGAAACTACAAAGAAGACCTCGGGGATTTCCAACGCCGCGTTCACAAGCTCTTTCAACAGTCAAACATTAAAATCGATTCCGTGGTATCCGACCTGTTCGGCGCAACGGGCCGCAACCTCATGAAACTCTTAATCTCAGGCGACAATTCCCCTACGATTTCCGAGGTTGAAAATTGTCTGAGAGGATCGCTGCAAGACAAGGCAGCGGAGCTCCATCGCTCTGTCCAAGGCTTCTTCGAGGCCCATCACCGGTTCCTGTTGTCTCTTTTGCTCAACACGATCGAAAACCTAGAGACCCAAATCTCTATCCTTGAATCCCGTATCAAGGAAGTAATGAGAGACGCTCAGGAAGCGATCCGGCGGCTCGAAGAGATTCCCGGTGTAGGCGCGGTTTCCTCCCATGCCATATTGGCCGAGATAGGCCCAACCCTGACTGAGTTCCCCACCGCCCATGCCCTCGCTTCCTGGTGTGGCCTCTCTCCCGGAAACAACCAAAGCGGTGGCAAGCGATTCAGTGGCAAGAGCCCTGTCAAAAAGAACCACCTAAAAACCATCATGGTTGAAGTAGCCTGGCCGGCAATCAAGGCACGAGGATCCTACTACCGGGCCAAATATTACGCCCTGAAAGCGCGCTTGGGGGCCAAAAAGGCCATAATCGCAGTAGCCCACAAAATCCTTAAAACCATTTACCATGTACTCAAATACGGAGTACATTTCAAAGATCTCGGAGAGACTTACCTGCTCGAAAGAAACCGAGAGGCCAAGATAAAATACCTTACCTGGCAAGCGTCTCTCATTGGGTACGAACTCGTACCCCTGGATCAACCGGCAGCAACAGCCCAAGCACCTATATTCACTTAG
- a CDS encoding PstS family phosphate ABC transporter substrate-binding protein, with the protein MRKSYFLACIAVLVLAGTALAVDLDPKLQAYQTVSGISGNLKSVGSDTLNNLMALWSEGFRAKYPSVKISVEGKGSSTAPPALIEGTAQFGPMSRAMKSKEIDDFEKKFGYKPSLIRVGVDSLAVFVNKDNPIKCLTLKQLDAIFSKTRKGGLEKEIKTWGDLGLTGEWADKPISLYGRNSASGTYGFFKDVALFHGDYKDTVKEQPGSSAVVQAIATDKYAIGYSGIGYKTADVKAVPLAIKEQKCYEATADNAYSGDYPLARFLFIYFNHKPQEPLNPLMAEFIKYIFSKEGQQIVIKDGFYPVSGTLAAEDMKKAGITK; encoded by the coding sequence TTGAGAAAATCTTATTTTTTGGCTTGTATTGCAGTGCTTGTTCTGGCCGGGACTGCTCTTGCAGTAGATCTTGATCCTAAACTGCAGGCATATCAGACGGTCAGTGGAATCTCTGGGAATCTCAAATCTGTCGGTTCAGACACTCTGAACAATCTTATGGCACTATGGTCCGAAGGTTTTAGAGCCAAGTACCCGTCTGTCAAGATTTCTGTTGAAGGCAAAGGTTCATCCACGGCACCTCCCGCTCTTATCGAGGGAACAGCTCAGTTCGGCCCCATGTCCAGAGCGATGAAGTCAAAGGAAATTGACGATTTTGAGAAGAAATTCGGTTACAAACCATCTCTGATCAGAGTTGGGGTGGACTCTCTGGCAGTATTCGTAAACAAAGATAATCCCATCAAATGTCTTACTCTGAAACAGCTTGATGCGATTTTCTCCAAAACTCGCAAAGGCGGCCTCGAGAAAGAAATTAAGACCTGGGGAGATTTGGGGCTCACAGGTGAATGGGCTGACAAGCCGATTTCTCTGTATGGCCGTAACTCTGCCTCCGGAACATATGGTTTCTTTAAGGATGTTGCACTGTTTCACGGCGATTACAAAGATACCGTGAAAGAACAGCCCGGTTCATCTGCAGTGGTTCAGGCCATAGCTACCGATAAGTATGCTATCGGCTATTCCGGTATCGGATACAAGACTGCCGACGTAAAAGCCGTGCCTTTGGCTATAAAAGAACAAAAATGTTACGAGGCCACTGCCGACAATGCTTATTCGGGTGATTATCCGCTCGCGCGGTTCCTGTTCATCTACTTCAACCACAAACCACAAGAACCTTTGAACCCCCTCATGGCAGAATTCATCAAGTATATTTTCTCAAAAGAAGGCCAGCAGATAGTTATTAAAGACGGCTTCTATCCTGTTTCCGGCACATTGGCTGCAGAAGATATGAAGAAAGCCGGAATTACCAAATAA
- a CDS encoding tellurite resistance/C4-dicarboxylate transporter family protein — MIRDLSPAYFAMVMATGIISIALELRGFRQIAFYLFFLNNLLYVILWLLTIIRFILFPENVVADLANFTKGAGFLTVVAGTCILGSQFVIFSTAYWIAIFLLIVGFSIWFVLMYSMLTTFIISENKPVIQDGISGTWLLFIVSTQSVSILVARLVPQFSSYVEILLLFAVCMFFLGSFLYILIITLILYRLLFFSVTPQQLNPPYWINMGAIAITTLAGTILIPYASQTRFLEPLASFITGITVLFWATATWWIPLLMVLTVWRHVIGHVKLSYNPEYWSLVFPLGMYTTCTVHLGQVLDLRILTEIAGYFSYIAFLAWLTTFAGILNSSIQFVFETKSPLK, encoded by the coding sequence ATGATTCGTGATCTCTCACCGGCTTATTTTGCCATGGTTATGGCGACAGGGATAATTTCAATAGCATTGGAGCTCAGAGGATTCAGGCAAATTGCTTTTTATTTGTTTTTTCTAAATAATCTACTCTACGTCATCTTGTGGTTGCTTACGATTATCCGCTTCATATTATTTCCTGAAAATGTTGTTGCGGATTTAGCCAACTTCACCAAAGGTGCAGGTTTTTTAACGGTAGTGGCAGGAACATGTATTCTGGGAAGCCAATTTGTGATCTTCTCAACCGCTTATTGGATAGCAATATTTCTCCTCATAGTTGGATTTAGCATTTGGTTCGTCCTGATGTATTCCATGCTTACCACGTTCATAATTAGCGAAAACAAGCCGGTGATTCAAGATGGAATTTCCGGAACGTGGTTACTGTTTATCGTCAGCACACAATCAGTATCGATACTGGTGGCCAGACTCGTTCCACAGTTTAGTTCCTATGTCGAGATTCTGTTATTGTTTGCAGTCTGCATGTTTTTCTTGGGATCGTTTTTGTACATTTTGATAATAACATTGATTTTATACAGGCTGCTATTCTTTTCAGTGACTCCCCAACAGCTCAATCCGCCATACTGGATAAATATGGGAGCCATAGCAATTACAACATTGGCCGGCACAATACTAATTCCATATGCATCTCAGACGAGATTCCTTGAGCCTTTAGCATCTTTCATTACTGGAATTACTGTCTTATTTTGGGCAACCGCAACCTGGTGGATACCGCTACTTATGGTGTTAACAGTGTGGCGACATGTGATTGGGCATGTAAAATTGTCCTATAATCCGGAATACTGGAGTTTAGTATTTCCGTTAGGAATGTATACCACGTGTACAGTTCACCTCGGACAGGTATTAGACCTTAGAATATTAACTGAAATTGCCGGTTACTTCAGTTACATAGCTTTCTTGGCATGGTTGACTACTTTCGCGGGGATTCTCAATTCGTCAATTCAGTTTGTTTTTGAAACGAAATCGCCTCTCAAATAG
- a CDS encoding C-GCAxxG-C-C family protein has protein sequence MDNAARTVDLFLNGRICSQAVLTVFGEPYGLDSELAQKLGRPLGGGMGRLGRTCGAVTAAILILGLAKDHADKNEAKRIAFASVQEFVRRFEALHGTVECKNLLGADVSTKEGLKQIQEEKLFATVCPNFVGDAANILDELLAI, from the coding sequence ATGGATAATGCAGCACGGACCGTGGATCTTTTCTTGAACGGAAGGATATGCTCTCAGGCCGTCCTCACCGTGTTCGGCGAACCATACGGATTGGACTCGGAGTTGGCCCAAAAGCTGGGACGACCGCTGGGAGGCGGCATGGGTAGGCTCGGTCGGACCTGTGGTGCGGTTACCGCGGCCATCCTGATTCTTGGTCTGGCGAAGGACCATGCGGACAAAAACGAGGCAAAACGTATCGCATTCGCTTCTGTTCAAGAGTTCGTTCGACGCTTTGAAGCGCTTCACGGGACAGTCGAATGCAAGAATCTACTCGGCGCGGACGTGAGCACTAAGGAAGGATTGAAGCAGATCCAGGAAGAGAAGCTGTTCGCCACGGTGTGTCCGAATTTCGTGGGAGATGCGGCAAATATACTCGATGAACTGCTGGCGATCTAA
- the narI gene encoding respiratory nitrate reductase subunit gamma, translating to MDTKLLNTLAFLVFPYLALTIFFVGHPYRYFTDQYRWNSKSSELLEKENMKYGIIFFHWGIIFTLLGHLSGLMTPQWFLDRIGISAHAHDIIALYTGMLFGAATVIGLLLLLWRRLSYPRLRATSSANDVFVLILLLIVAGLGTYLPFFERYDVLYTIAPWIRSIVTFTPNPDLMLQVPWPYKIHILAALGLLGYSPFTRLVHIWSVPFTYFLRPYISYRRRVTRIA from the coding sequence ATGGATACTAAGCTGCTGAATACATTAGCCTTCCTTGTGTTTCCCTATTTGGCGTTGACAATCTTTTTCGTGGGACATCCATATCGATATTTTACAGATCAATATAGATGGAATTCAAAATCAAGCGAGTTATTAGAAAAAGAAAACATGAAATATGGGATTATATTCTTCCACTGGGGAATCATTTTTACTCTGCTTGGCCATTTGTCCGGCTTGATGACTCCGCAATGGTTTCTCGATCGGATAGGGATTTCTGCCCATGCTCATGATATTATCGCACTATATACCGGGATGCTTTTTGGTGCAGCAACAGTAATAGGACTTCTCCTTTTGTTGTGGCGCAGACTGAGTTATCCCAGATTACGAGCGACATCTTCAGCAAACGATGTATTTGTCTTGATTCTTTTGCTTATAGTCGCTGGACTCGGAACATATCTGCCCTTTTTTGAACGTTATGATGTCCTTTATACGATTGCGCCGTGGATTCGGAGTATTGTTACATTCACTCCGAATCCAGATCTCATGCTCCAAGTTCCTTGGCCATATAAGATCCATATTCTTGCTGCATTGGGTTTGCTGGGGTATTCCCCCTTTACTCGTTTGGTGCACATTTGGAGTGTTCCGTTCACCTATTTTCTGCGACCGTATATTTCATATCGTCGCAGAGTTACTCGGATAGCATAA
- a CDS encoding LysR family transcriptional regulator, with protein sequence MEIRHLRTFLTVAGLLSFNKAAERLNYAQSSISAQVQALEDELGVQLFDRMGRYILLTEAGEHLIQYAEKIIDLADETRAEIGGEKEPRGSLVIRIPQSLGAYRLTPVLKEFHERFPTVRLHLTSCAHESVVKDLQKGGIDLAFLLTEFTYSADVEAETLGFEPILLVASPTHRLAKKKLVRTRDLQGETVLLSTVDCSYRRQFEAIMQEQRVVPGSTPIFHSVETLKRCVIEGMGVTVLPEMAIADEIAERTLVPLNWEEGSLDVAVLMVWNKGRWLSPTLAAFMETTRRVLKTI encoded by the coding sequence ATGGAGATTCGCCACCTTCGGACCTTTCTCACAGTTGCCGGACTGCTGAGCTTCAACAAGGCCGCTGAACGCCTCAATTACGCTCAATCCAGCATATCAGCCCAAGTCCAGGCACTTGAAGACGAGCTTGGTGTGCAACTCTTTGACAGGATGGGAAGGTATATTCTGCTCACAGAGGCAGGGGAACACCTGATCCAGTACGCAGAGAAAATAATCGATCTGGCCGATGAAACCCGCGCGGAAATCGGCGGCGAAAAGGAGCCGAGGGGATCGCTTGTGATCAGGATTCCGCAATCTCTGGGCGCGTACAGGCTGACGCCTGTTCTCAAAGAGTTCCACGAACGATTTCCCACAGTCAGGCTACATCTGACTTCTTGTGCCCACGAGAGTGTCGTAAAGGACTTGCAAAAAGGAGGAATCGATCTGGCGTTTCTGCTCACTGAATTCACCTATTCAGCCGATGTGGAAGCGGAGACTCTTGGATTTGAGCCAATACTGCTCGTGGCATCACCAACTCATCGCCTTGCCAAGAAGAAGCTCGTCCGAACACGTGATCTGCAAGGGGAGACGGTGCTGTTATCCACAGTCGATTGCAGCTACAGGCGACAATTTGAGGCGATAATGCAAGAACAGCGTGTGGTGCCGGGAAGCACGCCCATTTTTCACAGTGTGGAGACCCTCAAGCGCTGCGTGATCGAAGGCATGGGAGTAACAGTGCTGCCGGAAATGGCAATTGCTGACGAAATCGCAGAGAGGACGTTAGTCCCGCTGAACTGGGAAGAGGGTTCGCTTGATGTTGCAGTGCTCATGGTCTGGAATAAGGGCAGATGGCTCTCACCGACACTGGCAGCCTTTATGGAGACAACGAGAAGAGTGCTGAAGACGATCTGA